GGCGGTCGGATACTACCGCCGGGCGATCGCGGACAACGCGTGGGACGCCTATCCGCGGGCCGAACTGGGACGCCTCCGCCGTGACCAGCACCGGTACCCCGACGCGGTCGCCGCCCTCAGCGAAGCGGTCCGCCTCGACCCGTACACGCCCAGGTACCGCCTCTGGCTCGGCGACGCGCTGCGCCTGGAGGGCGATCAAGCCGCCGCGAGGCAGACGTATGAAGCGGCGGCGCGGCTCTATCCGGTTGAGCTGGTGTTGATCGAGCACCACGAGGGCCGCGGCGACCGCTATGCCGCGTCGCTGGCGCAGCTCGACGACGTCCAGCGGGCGCTCCGAGAGCTCGGCTCGACTCCTTAGAGCGGCCGCCCGGTGAAGGCGTCGCCGAGGACGGACGGGAAATCCGCGCACCCGCTCACGACGGCGGCATCCGCAGCGCACGCACGATCTTCGCGGGCGTGATCGGCAGCGACGTCACCCGCACGCCGATGGCGTTCGCCACGGCGTTCGCGATGGCGGCCGGCGTGGGAATGATCGGCGGCTCGCCGACCCCTTTGACGCCGAGGTTGTTGGCCACGGGGTCCGGCCGGCCGACCGCGAGCGCCTCGATCTCCGGGATCATCGACGGCCGGGGCATCGCGTAGCTGTCGAAGCCGAGATCCATCACGGTCCCGCTCTCCGCGTCCGTGACGTGATCCTCGCACAGGGCCATCCCGAGCCCCTGAATCACGCCGCCGTGAATCTGGCTCACGTACCCCATCGGGTTGATGACCCGGCCCACGTCGTGGCAGGCGGTGATCTTGATCACCCGCACCTCGCCGGTCTCCGGGTCGACCTCGACCTCGGCGATCTGCACGCCCCACGTCCGGATCGTCACGCCGTCGGGATTGGCCCCGCGGAATCCGCGGCCGGCGATCGTGAAGTTACCCATCCGGGCGGTGAGCTCGTGCACCGCGATCTTCCGGTCCGGCACGCCGGCCACGGAGAGGCCGCCCGACTCCAGCCGGATGTCGGAGGGCGCCGCCTCGAGGACCGACGCCGCCGTATCGAGGAGGTGCCGGCGCGCCTCCTCCGCGGCCATGCGCACGGCCGGGCCGCACGACGCGATCGTCTGGCTGCCGGCGGAGAGCGGGCTGTATGGGAAGTCCGTATCCCCGAGCCGGACCGTGACCTTCTCGATCGGCAGCGTGAGCACTTCCGCGGCGATCTGCGTGAGCGCCGTCCGGGCGCCCGTGCCGATGTCCTGGGTGCCGATGCGGACGTCCGCGGTCCCGTCGGGGTTGAGCCGCACCTCCGCATAGGCCGGCGGCGACCCGGCGCCGCCCCAGATCTGCGAGGCCATCCCGAACCCGCGGCGCGGGCCGCCCGACCGCGCGGGCGACGCCGGCGTCGGCACGCGGCGCGACCAGCCGGCCGCTTCGGCCGCCATCGTATAGGCCTCGCGAAGGAACTTGCTCGAGTAGGCGCGCCCGAGCACCTGATCCGCCTCGGCGTAGTTTCGCAGGCGCAGCTCGAGCGGATCGATCCCGAGCCGGTCGGCCAGCGCCTCCATCGCGCAGTCCAGCGCGACCGTCCCTTCGACGAATCCCGGCGCGCGAAAGGCCGCGCTCGGGCCGGTATTGGTGAAGACATTCCAGACCTCGGTGCGCACGTTGGGGCACGCGTACATTTCCTTCGCCGGGCCGGCGAGCGGCGTCCCGAGCGCCCGGTACGCGCCGACCCCCGACACACCCCAATAGTCGATCGCGACGAGACGCCCGTCCCGGCCGGCGCCCAGCCGGATGCGCTGCGCGCTCCGCGGCCGTTTGCCCGCCGCGATGCTCTCCTCCGCCCGCGTGAACATGATCTTCACTGGGCAGCCGAGCCGCCGGGCGGCGACGGCCGCGAGCACCGTGTACTTGGCCGCCTGGTTCTTGCTGCCGAAGCCGCCGCCCATGAACCGGCTCACGACGCGGACGTGGTCCATCGGGACCTTCAACGCCGCGGCGACCTGGCGGCGGACGCCGAAGATGTGCTGGGTGGAGTCCCAGATCGTCAGGCGGTCGCCGGTCCATTCGCAGATCGAGCCGTGCGTCTCCATGCTGTGGTGCAGCACGTCCTGCGTCTCGACGCGCAGCTCCACCGTGGCCGCGGCCCCGCCGAATCCCGCCTCCACGTCGCCGCGCGCGTACCGTTCCGCCGCGCCGCCCAGCACGTTGCCGGACGCGTGGACCTTGGGGGCGTCTTTGGCCAGCGCCGCCTCGGGGTCCACGACATGCGGCAGGACCTCGTACTCCACGTCGATGAGATCGAGCGCGTCGCGCGCCGCCGCGGCGGTGTCCGCGAACACGGCGGCCACTTCCTCGCCCGCGTACCGCAGCTCCGCGTCGAACAGCGCGCTCAGTCCGTTGTACCAGGGAATGCCCTTCAAGTTGAGGTGGGAGAGCACCGCGCGCACGCCGTCCGCGCGCTCGGCGCGCGAGGTGTCGAGCCGGCGGATCCGCGCGTGGGCGTGGGGCGAGCGGAGGAGGGCGCCGAAGACGAGCCCCGCGGGATAGAGATCGGCCGTGTACTGCGCGGTGCCGGACGCGCGCTCCCCGCCGTCGACGCGGGGGACGGGCGTCCCGACGACGCGGAACGATTGGTCCGCCGGCCAGATGGGGACGTCGTCGCCTTCGAGAACGACCTCGCGCTCTTCGACACGGCCTTCGAACTCGATCTTCTGCTTGACGATCCTCGGCATCAGCGGCTCCGCCCGGCCGCGAGCTCCCGCGCCGCCGCCTGGATGCGCAGCTGCGTCCCGCACCGGCAGACGTTGCCCTCCAGCGCGCGCCGCAGCATGTCCTCGGAGGGCCGCGGGGTCCGGCGCAGCAGCCCCTCGAGCGCCATGATCTGTCCCGGCGTGCAGAACCCGCACTGCAGCGCGTCGTGGCGGACAAAGGTCTCCTGGACCGGCGCGAGCGCTCCGTCGCGGGAGAGCGACTCGATCGTCTCGATCGCCCGGCCGGCCGCCTGCACGGCGAGCATGAGACACGCGAGCACGGGGCGGCCGTCGAGGAGCACGGTGCAGGCCCCGCACGTGCCCACGCCGCAGCCTTCTTTGGTGCCGGTCAGATGCAGATCTTCGCGAAGCGCGTGCAGCAGGCTTCGCCGCGCCGGGACGCTCAGGGTCTCCGCCCGGCCGTTCACGGTGACGGCGACGGCATGGGGCGCGTCGGGCGACGCCTGCGCATCTCGCGGGCTAGTCCCCGAAGGGGGCGACGCAGGGGCAGTCGGCATGGAACCCTCCCAACTCTCGGGAATGGACATCCCTCGCGGGGAAACCGGCGCGGGAATCGCTTGCTGAGTTCGCGTCGTTGATTTCGGGCCGGTCGGGACGCGCTCCTCTGGGCGCGGCCGCCAACCATGAAATTCGTGCCGCCGTGTTACACTAACCACCGAGATGCCCCGCCGTCCCATGCCCATCCCAACCGACATCGTGGAAGACCGCGAGGCCCGCGAGCTGCGCGTCACGTGGAGCGACGGTCACGTAAGCCGGTACACGTACCGGCGCCTCCGGCAGGCGTGTCCGTGCGCGATGTGCGTGCACGAGTGGACCGGCGAGCGGCTCCTCGACCCGAAGCGCGTCCCCGCCGACGTGCACCCGAACGAGGTCGCCCGCGTCGGCGCCTACGCGCTGCGCTTCACGTGGTCGGACGGCCACATGACCGGGATCTACACGTTTCCGCTGCTGCGCAACCTCTGCGAGTGCGACGCGTGCAGCGCGGCCCGCGCCGCGCAGCCGCCGG
This genomic stretch from bacterium harbors:
- a CDS encoding xanthine dehydrogenase family protein molybdopterin-binding subunit, which produces MPRIVKQKIEFEGRVEEREVVLEGDDVPIWPADQSFRVVGTPVPRVDGGERASGTAQYTADLYPAGLVFGALLRSPHAHARIRRLDTSRAERADGVRAVLSHLNLKGIPWYNGLSALFDAELRYAGEEVAAVFADTAAAARDALDLIDVEYEVLPHVVDPEAALAKDAPKVHASGNVLGGAAERYARGDVEAGFGGAAATVELRVETQDVLHHSMETHGSICEWTGDRLTIWDSTQHIFGVRRQVAAALKVPMDHVRVVSRFMGGGFGSKNQAAKYTVLAAVAARRLGCPVKIMFTRAEESIAAGKRPRSAQRIRLGAGRDGRLVAIDYWGVSGVGAYRALGTPLAGPAKEMYACPNVRTEVWNVFTNTGPSAAFRAPGFVEGTVALDCAMEALADRLGIDPLELRLRNYAEADQVLGRAYSSKFLREAYTMAAEAAGWSRRVPTPASPARSGGPRRGFGMASQIWGGAGSPPAYAEVRLNPDGTADVRIGTQDIGTGARTALTQIAAEVLTLPIEKVTVRLGDTDFPYSPLSAGSQTIASCGPAVRMAAEEARRHLLDTAASVLEAAPSDIRLESGGLSVAGVPDRKIAVHELTARMGNFTIAGRGFRGANPDGVTIRTWGVQIAEVEVDPETGEVRVIKITACHDVGRVINPMGYVSQIHGGVIQGLGMALCEDHVTDAESGTVMDLGFDSYAMPRPSMIPEIEALAVGRPDPVANNLGVKGVGEPPIIPTPAAIANAVANAIGVRVTSLPITPAKIVRALRMPPS
- a CDS encoding (2Fe-2S)-binding protein; this translates as MPTAPASPPSGTSPRDAQASPDAPHAVAVTVNGRAETLSVPARRSLLHALREDLHLTGTKEGCGVGTCGACTVLLDGRPVLACLMLAVQAAGRAIETIESLSRDGALAPVQETFVRHDALQCGFCTPGQIMALEGLLRRTPRPSEDMLRRALEGNVCRCGTQLRIQAAARELAAGRSR
- a CDS encoding DUF971 domain-containing protein, with product MPIPTDIVEDREARELRVTWSDGHVSRYTYRRLRQACPCAMCVHEWTGERLLDPKRVPADVHPNEVARVGAYALRFTWSDGHMTGIYTFPLLRNLCECDACSAARAAQPPG